One part of the Dyadobacter sp. 676 genome encodes these proteins:
- a CDS encoding DoxX family protein: MAQNTAYRRLHATDALPAASRPAASGAWTPSEKALFRVAFIYFTLQCIPLDWKYYRRVFQIDWLNLTYGDIFDLARYQPRFFEDQDTFLNWLLVLAIAVAGAVYWGTREKNRRDYNLLYYWLRVVVRYRLAAGLIAYGFIKFYPLQAPLPSISNLNTAYGDFSAWKLFALSLGVVPDYESFLGLVELVGGLLLLHRKTTTIATLIVIPFTGNVFFSNLAYEGGEYVYSLYLIVLAVFLFAFDAARLYRLFALEKPTQPNRFTPEFSDTRLKFGRVALKAAFVAFFVVVYGSKTYAGYHSNPYQYPAKAGLPGAAGLYNVEQFVINGDTLLYSPLDPVRWKDVVFEKWATLSIRSSRPLVVDSTNVEQIHFDDARRNFEFAGSGGRHYYGYDLDESSKTLKLINKVNAVDQLILHYSRPDSTTIQLSGIANGGDSLQVVLKKINKKYLFEEVKKVGRRPSGPGGDFKL, encoded by the coding sequence ATGGCACAAAACACGGCTTACCGGCGCCTTCACGCCACCGACGCATTACCTGCTGCTTCCCGGCCCGCTGCTTCGGGGGCATGGACGCCGTCTGAAAAAGCGTTGTTCCGCGTTGCATTCATCTACTTCACCCTTCAATGCATCCCGCTCGACTGGAAATATTACCGTCGTGTTTTTCAGATTGACTGGCTGAACCTGACCTACGGCGATATTTTCGATCTGGCACGTTACCAGCCGCGGTTTTTCGAGGATCAGGACACGTTCCTCAACTGGCTCCTCGTACTGGCTATCGCCGTGGCCGGGGCCGTTTACTGGGGCACGCGCGAGAAGAACCGCCGCGATTACAACCTGCTTTATTACTGGCTGCGCGTGGTTGTCCGCTACCGCCTGGCGGCCGGGCTTATCGCCTATGGTTTTATCAAATTTTATCCCTTACAGGCACCGCTGCCGTCAATCAGTAATCTGAATACGGCCTACGGCGATTTCAGTGCGTGGAAGCTGTTCGCATTAAGCCTCGGGGTAGTGCCCGATTATGAGTCGTTCCTGGGACTGGTGGAACTGGTGGGCGGTCTGCTGCTACTCCACAGGAAAACTACCACTATCGCTACGCTCATTGTCATCCCATTTACCGGTAATGTGTTTTTCTCTAACCTGGCCTACGAAGGCGGCGAATACGTGTACAGTTTGTATCTGATCGTGCTGGCAGTATTCCTTTTCGCATTCGATGCGGCCCGGCTCTACCGCCTTTTTGCATTGGAAAAACCCACCCAGCCCAACCGGTTCACGCCGGAGTTCAGCGATACCCGGTTGAAGTTCGGTCGCGTGGCGTTGAAGGCTGCGTTCGTAGCGTTTTTTGTGGTCGTTTACGGTTCCAAAACTTATGCGGGTTACCATTCCAACCCTTATCAATATCCTGCCAAAGCGGGTTTGCCCGGCGCTGCGGGGCTTTATAATGTAGAGCAATTCGTCATCAATGGCGACACGCTCCTTTATTCGCCGCTGGACCCGGTTCGCTGGAAAGATGTGGTTTTCGAGAAATGGGCGACGCTCAGCATCCGCTCCTCGCGCCCGCTGGTGGTCGACTCGACCAATGTGGAGCAAATCCACTTCGACGATGCCAGGCGGAATTTCGAATTCGCCGGCTCCGGCGGGCGACATTACTACGGCTATGATTTGGACGAATCTTCCAAAACCCTGAAACTGATCAATAAGGTCAATGCGGTCGACCAGCTGATATTGCACTATTCCCGTCCCGACAGCACCACGATCCAGCTTTCGGGCATCGCCAATGGTGGGGATTCGTTACAGGTCGTTTTGAAGAAAATCAACAAGAAGTATCTGTTCGAGGAAGTGAAAAAAGTAGGCCGGCGCCCATCCGGTCCGGGAGGTGATTTTAAACTGTAA
- a CDS encoding cytochrome c, which yields MQGNTIRYLGHAAALAAISLIGMSLQAGRQHHNALLADTLSQPVRFGFGRPATTAEIAVLDIDVRPDGEGLPKGEGNVAEGKAIYALKCAGCHGVTGTEGPNDRLVTGDTARAGARRIRAIGNYWPYATTIFDYIRRAMPFNRPGSLDDREVYSLTAYLLHANGLWDEKAALNAQNLPKVQMPARDRFVPDDRGEGPEIR from the coding sequence ATGCAGGGAAATACGATTAGATACTTGGGCCATGCGGCCGCGCTGGCTGCTATCTCGCTGATCGGGATGAGTCTCCAGGCGGGCCGGCAACACCACAACGCGTTGCTGGCCGACACGCTTTCCCAGCCCGTCCGTTTCGGTTTTGGCCGACCGGCCACGACCGCTGAAATTGCTGTACTGGACATCGACGTCCGTCCCGACGGCGAAGGCTTGCCGAAAGGCGAGGGGAATGTCGCGGAAGGCAAGGCTATTTACGCGCTCAAATGCGCGGGTTGCCATGGCGTTACCGGCACCGAAGGCCCCAACGACAGGCTTGTGACAGGCGATACGGCCCGGGCCGGCGCGCGGCGCATCCGGGCCATTGGCAACTACTGGCCTTACGCCACCACCATTTTCGACTACATACGACGGGCAATGCCATTCAACCGACCCGGCTCGCTGGACGATCGGGAAGTGTACAGCCTTACCGCCTATTTGCTTCATGCCAATGGCTTATGGGACGAAAAAGCTGCTTTGAATGCCCAGAACCTTCCCAAAGTCCAAATGCCCGCTAGGGACAGATTCGTGCCCGATGATCGCGGCGAGGGTCCGGAAATCAGATAA
- a CDS encoding DUF4142 domain-containing protein, translating to MKIATYTLITIICLSSLSCTLNEPPVPPEIDKQFVRSASDLNLLCMRAGETALNRSTAPDLRRYAGESVAFANAMNRELIALGWQKRIPVKELSDAGTGKIDSLRAEPGESFDAAFMEMVVTAHYDLVAVYEMEVASGQDMSIRAWARTKLPIIRENLEKAILVKDSI from the coding sequence ATGAAAATCGCTACCTATACACTGATCACGATCATCTGCTTGTCATCGCTTTCATGCACGCTAAATGAGCCGCCTGTTCCGCCGGAGATCGATAAACAATTCGTGCGCTCTGCGTCCGATCTGAACCTGCTTTGTATGCGCGCCGGAGAAACCGCCCTCAACCGCTCTACCGCGCCCGATCTGCGCCGGTACGCGGGAGAATCCGTTGCATTTGCGAATGCCATGAACCGCGAGTTGATAGCGCTCGGGTGGCAAAAGAGGATCCCTGTAAAAGAACTATCCGATGCAGGTACCGGGAAAATCGACAGCCTGCGTGCCGAACCCGGCGAGTCTTTCGACGCGGCCTTCATGGAAATGGTGGTTACGGCGCACTATGACCTGGTTGCAGTTTACGAAATGGAGGTTGCCTCGGGCCAGGATATGAGCATCAGAGCATGGGCGAGAACGAAACTGCCGATCATTCGCGAAAATCTGGAAAAGGCCATACTGGTGAAGGACTCTATCTGA
- a CDS encoding DUF4142 domain-containing protein — protein sequence MKKLLLPLGFTSMFFVVTSCTDHNGDGMLAQTDRDFMMKAAESNLFEIKAGEIASGKAAADSVRHYGHHMVVDHGMATTELKNLAQMKMLTLPETLPPAKQMKLDSLAMLTGMTFDSVYMAMMVISHVETIDQFKLETTLGQDPDVKSFAESKLPVLHHHLDEAIRLKEWLW from the coding sequence ATGAAAAAGCTGTTACTTCCATTGGGCTTTACAAGCATGTTTTTCGTTGTGACCTCCTGCACCGACCATAACGGTGACGGAATGCTCGCGCAAACAGACCGTGATTTTATGATGAAGGCTGCGGAGAGCAACCTGTTCGAGATCAAGGCGGGAGAAATAGCCTCAGGTAAGGCTGCTGCGGACTCAGTCCGGCATTATGGTCACCATATGGTCGTGGACCACGGCATGGCCACGACGGAGCTGAAAAACCTTGCGCAGATGAAGATGCTCACGCTGCCCGAAACCCTTCCGCCAGCCAAACAAATGAAACTTGATAGCCTGGCTATGCTTACTGGCATGACTTTCGACTCGGTGTATATGGCGATGATGGTGATCTCACATGTAGAAACGATCGATCAGTTTAAGTTGGAAACTACGTTGGGCCAAGACCCGGACGTCAAGTCGTTTGCAGAAAGCAAACTTCCCGTCCTTCATCACCATCTGGATGAGGCCATCCGCTTGAAGGAATGGCTATGGTAA